The following proteins are encoded in a genomic region of Streptomyces collinus Tu 365:
- a CDS encoding XdhC family protein — protein sequence MLDIADELNRWVEQGRDFAVATVVAVGGSAPRQPGAALAVDADGTAIGSVSGGCVEGAVYDLCRQALEDGETVLERFGYSDEDAFAVGLTCGGVIDILVVPVRADGPARTVVAAALAAAARGEAAALARVVDGPAELMGRALLVRPDGSHDGGFGAHPELDRTVAAEAGAFLDAGRTGTLEIGEQGSRCGAPLTLLVESSVPAPRMIVFGAIDFASALVRVGKFLGYHVTVCDARPVFATPARFPEADEIVVEWPHRYLERTEVDARTVLCVLTHDAKFDIPLLRLALRLPVAYVGAMGSRRTHLDRNERLREVGVGDLELARLRSPIGLDLGARTPEETALSIAAEIVANRRGGSGVSLTGAHTPIHHDRAKRPTGRRIGSVA from the coding sequence ATGCTGGACATCGCCGACGAGCTGAACCGGTGGGTCGAGCAGGGCCGCGACTTCGCCGTCGCCACCGTGGTGGCCGTCGGCGGCAGCGCCCCGCGCCAGCCCGGCGCCGCCCTCGCGGTGGACGCCGACGGCACGGCGATCGGCTCGGTCTCCGGCGGCTGCGTGGAGGGCGCCGTGTACGACCTGTGCCGACAGGCGCTCGAGGACGGGGAGACCGTCCTGGAACGCTTCGGGTACAGCGACGAGGACGCCTTCGCCGTCGGCCTGACCTGCGGCGGCGTCATCGACATCCTCGTCGTGCCGGTCCGGGCGGACGGTCCGGCCCGGACGGTGGTCGCCGCCGCGCTGGCCGCCGCCGCGCGAGGGGAGGCGGCGGCGCTCGCGCGGGTCGTGGACGGCCCGGCCGAGTTGATGGGCCGGGCCCTCCTGGTCCGGCCCGACGGCTCCCACGACGGCGGCTTCGGGGCCCACCCCGAGCTGGACCGCACCGTCGCCGCCGAGGCCGGCGCCTTCCTGGACGCGGGCCGCACCGGCACCCTGGAGATCGGGGAGCAGGGCTCGCGCTGCGGCGCCCCGCTCACCCTCCTCGTGGAGTCCTCGGTACCCGCCCCTCGCATGATCGTCTTCGGTGCCATCGACTTCGCCTCGGCGCTGGTCCGCGTCGGCAAGTTCCTCGGCTACCACGTCACCGTGTGCGACGCCCGCCCGGTGTTCGCCACCCCGGCCCGCTTCCCGGAGGCCGACGAGATCGTCGTCGAGTGGCCCCACCGGTACCTGGAGCGCACCGAGGTCGACGCCCGCACGGTGCTGTGCGTCCTCACCCACGACGCCAAGTTCGACATACCGCTGCTCCGGCTGGCCCTGCGGCTGCCGGTCGCCTACGTCGGCGCGATGGGCTCCCGCCGCACCCACCTGGACCGCAACGAACGCCTGCGCGAAGTCGGCGTCGGCGACCTCGAACTCGCCCGCCTGCGCTCCCCGATCGGCCTCGACCTCGGCGCCCGCACCCCCGAGGAGACGGCCCTGTCCATCGCCGCCGAGATCGTCGCGAACCGGCGCGGCGGCAGCGGCGTCTCCCTGACCGGCGCGCACACCCCCATCCACCACGACCGCGCCAAGCGGCCCACGGGCCGCAGGATCGGCTCGGTGGCCTGA
- a CDS encoding serine/threonine-protein kinase, giving the protein MPPHRARTTHPAPPAAPGERRTAVERPTPGERPIAVEQSTPGERPIAVEQPTPGSRPAAEQPMPGERPTAVEQSAPGERPTITGQPAPGQPSATAERPVPVPVHAVAGVGELDQHGLVRLPDVPAPGDGLLVEDPRPLTGGRRCGANGCTMTVGVGYGGQPARATGRCPRCGTRYSFLPQLVVGDVVDGHYRVLGCLPRGGLGWVYLAEDTRADGHRVVLKGLIDAQDALARRNAVEERRSLTDLHHPDIVRLVTYAEHAAEGGTPTGYLVMDYIAGRDLQRLFHSDDAERIFQGRPRLDHVLTYGCMILGALQYMHERGLLYCDMKPSNVIHFGRAIKVVDLGAVRAIGDRTSAYVFTRSFAPPAEEIHNRGWHVDSDLYTVGTTLQSLAESAEPARGLAPDSFRRLVHRATHADPRARFRSAAEMSRQLWEVLREYRSLQFGEQLPEASTRFRATDAGLDAGLGAIPALDHWTARPGALPAVLDVSPPPPAEAAGALPAPVPDPDDGAALLLDTFSPDAPDRVARQWTRESRLGTPETALWLCRAYLRRGEQAAAESWLAEAVTLLGERAAGHDWRIAWHRGVLHLSRAEVRQAGECFEAVHRALPGEYVPKLALGHCAEHGGGPTDRVMPYYEAVWARDFAHTAAAFGLARGHLAAGDRDAAVRVLDDVPATSRHYDTARIAAVRIRAGLLAGRAPSPADLRDAERRLPELHLDGGATDGESRARLVAEVRENVLHGLQERAGPREFPTGDLLGPGTEDALRTLLEQSFRHLAGQARTADEHGRLLDLAHAVRPMTTF; this is encoded by the coding sequence GTGCCGCCGCACCGGGCGCGCACGACCCACCCGGCACCCCCGGCCGCCCCCGGCGAGCGCCGCACCGCCGTCGAGCGGCCCACTCCGGGCGAGCGGCCCATCGCCGTCGAGCAGTCCACCCCGGGCGAGCGGCCCATCGCCGTCGAGCAGCCCACTCCGGGCAGCCGGCCCGCCGCCGAGCAACCCATGCCAGGCGAGCGGCCCACCGCCGTCGAGCAGTCCGCCCCGGGCGAGCGGCCCACCATCACCGGGCAACCCGCCCCGGGACAGCCGTCCGCCACCGCGGAACGGCCCGTCCCCGTGCCCGTCCACGCCGTGGCCGGCGTCGGTGAACTCGACCAGCACGGGCTGGTGCGGCTGCCCGACGTACCCGCCCCCGGTGACGGGCTGCTCGTCGAGGACCCCCGGCCGCTCACCGGAGGCCGCCGCTGCGGCGCGAACGGCTGCACCATGACCGTCGGGGTCGGCTACGGCGGCCAGCCGGCCCGGGCCACCGGGCGCTGTCCCCGCTGCGGCACCCGCTACTCCTTCCTGCCCCAGCTCGTCGTGGGCGACGTGGTCGACGGCCACTACCGGGTCCTCGGCTGCCTGCCCCGCGGCGGCCTCGGCTGGGTGTACCTGGCCGAGGACACCCGCGCCGACGGCCACCGCGTCGTCCTCAAGGGCCTGATCGACGCCCAGGACGCGCTCGCCCGCCGCAACGCCGTGGAGGAGCGCCGCTCCCTCACCGACCTGCACCACCCGGACATCGTCCGCCTCGTCACCTACGCCGAGCACGCCGCCGAGGGCGGCACCCCCACCGGCTACCTGGTGATGGACTACATCGCCGGGCGCGACCTGCAGCGGCTCTTCCACAGCGACGACGCCGAGCGGATCTTCCAGGGCCGCCCCCGCCTCGACCACGTCCTCACCTACGGCTGCATGATCCTCGGCGCCCTGCAGTACATGCACGAACGCGGCCTGCTCTACTGCGACATGAAGCCGTCCAACGTCATCCACTTCGGACGCGCGATCAAGGTCGTCGACCTCGGAGCGGTCCGCGCCATCGGCGACCGCACCTCCGCCTACGTCTTCACCAGGTCCTTCGCCCCGCCCGCCGAGGAGATCCACAACCGCGGCTGGCACGTCGACAGCGACCTCTACACCGTGGGCACGACCCTCCAGAGCCTCGCCGAGAGCGCCGAACCGGCCCGCGGCCTCGCCCCCGACTCCTTCCGCCGCCTCGTCCACCGCGCCACCCACGCCGACCCGCGCGCCCGGTTCCGCTCGGCCGCCGAGATGTCCCGCCAGCTCTGGGAGGTGCTGCGCGAGTACCGGTCCCTCCAGTTCGGCGAGCAACTGCCCGAAGCGTCCACCCGGTTCCGCGCCACCGACGCCGGTCTGGACGCCGGGCTCGGCGCCATCCCCGCCCTCGACCACTGGACCGCCCGTCCCGGCGCGCTCCCCGCCGTCCTGGACGTCTCCCCGCCGCCGCCCGCCGAGGCCGCCGGCGCGCTCCCGGCCCCGGTGCCCGACCCCGACGACGGCGCCGCCCTCCTGCTCGACACCTTCTCGCCCGACGCGCCCGACCGGGTCGCCCGGCAGTGGACCCGCGAGTCCCGCCTCGGCACCCCCGAGACCGCGCTGTGGCTGTGCCGCGCCTACCTGCGCCGGGGCGAGCAGGCCGCGGCGGAGAGCTGGCTGGCCGAGGCCGTCACCCTGCTCGGCGAGCGGGCCGCCGGGCACGACTGGCGCATCGCCTGGCACCGCGGCGTCCTGCACCTGAGCAGGGCGGAGGTCCGGCAGGCCGGCGAGTGCTTCGAGGCCGTCCACCGAGCGCTGCCCGGCGAGTACGTGCCCAAGCTCGCCCTCGGCCACTGCGCCGAGCACGGCGGCGGGCCCACGGACCGGGTGATGCCGTACTACGAGGCCGTGTGGGCCCGCGACTTCGCGCACACCGCCGCCGCGTTCGGCCTGGCCCGCGGCCACCTGGCGGCCGGCGACCGCGACGCCGCCGTACGCGTCCTCGACGACGTCCCCGCCACCTCCCGCCACTACGACACCGCGCGCATCGCGGCCGTCCGCATCCGCGCCGGCCTCCTGGCCGGCCGGGCGCCGTCGCCCGCCGACCTGCGGGACGCGGAACGGCGGCTCCCCGAACTCCACCTCGACGGCGGCGCCACCGACGGCGAGTCACGGGCCCGGCTGGTCGCCGAGGTCCGCGAGAACGTGCTGCACGGCCTCCAGGAGCGAGCCGGGCCCAGGGAGTTCCCCACGGGCGACCTGCTCGGACCGGGCACCGAGGACGCCCTGCGCACCCTGCTGGAGCAGTCCTTCAGGCACCTGGCCGGACAGGCGCGCACCGCGGACGAACACGGCCGGCTGCTCGACCTGGCCCACGCCGTGCGGCCGATGACCACCTTCTGA
- a CDS encoding polysaccharide deacetylase family protein — MRGPGRRLRLSALASAAACLALTVSGCAQVSTTSPASARAEAGHGGAHGAQAARLGTVDCREAKCIALTFDAGPSENSARLLDILKEKKVPATFFLLGKRHIDTYPELVKRMAAEGHEVASHTWDHKILTRIPDARIREELKRPDDAIERLTGRRPTLMRPPQGRTDADVHRIAKEEGLAEVLWSVTAKDYTTEDSALITKRVLDQASRDGIILLHDIYRGTVPAVPGIIDALKARGYVFVTVPQLLAPGRAEPGKVYRP, encoded by the coding sequence ATGCGCGGACCCGGCCGAAGGTTGCGTCTGTCCGCGCTCGCGTCCGCCGCCGCCTGTCTGGCGCTGACGGTGTCCGGCTGCGCGCAGGTCAGCACGACCTCGCCCGCGTCGGCGCGCGCCGAGGCCGGGCACGGGGGCGCGCACGGGGCGCAGGCGGCCCGGCTGGGGACGGTGGACTGCCGCGAGGCCAAGTGCATCGCGCTGACCTTCGACGCCGGGCCCAGCGAGAACTCGGCCCGGCTGCTGGACATCCTGAAGGAGAAGAAGGTCCCGGCCACCTTCTTCCTGCTGGGCAAGCGGCACATCGACACGTATCCGGAGCTGGTCAAGCGGATGGCGGCCGAGGGGCACGAGGTGGCGAGCCACACCTGGGACCACAAGATCCTCACCCGCATACCGGACGCGCGGATACGCGAGGAGCTGAAGCGTCCCGACGACGCGATCGAGCGGCTCACCGGGCGCAGGCCGACGCTGATGCGCCCGCCGCAGGGCCGTACCGACGCCGACGTGCACCGGATCGCCAAGGAGGAGGGCCTGGCGGAGGTGCTGTGGAGCGTGACCGCGAAGGACTACACGACCGAGGACTCGGCGCTGATCACCAAGCGGGTGCTCGACCAGGCGTCCCGGGACGGGATCATCCTGCTGCACGACATCTACCGGGGCACCGTACCCGCCGTCCCGGGCATCATCGACGCCCTGAAGGCCCGCGGCTACGTCTTCGTGACGGTGCCTCAGCTGCTCGCGCCGGGCAGGGCGGAGCCGGGCAAGGTGTACCGCCCCTGA
- a CDS encoding phosphoribosyltransferase, giving the protein MRYRDRAEAGRRLAALLSEVRERDGLPDPVVLALPRGGIAVAEPVARALDAPLDVLVVRKIGAPHHHEFAVGALAAGDPPLFDPGTLGQLGLTEERLAPAVASERRELDRRERRYRGDRPPPRVEGRSVIVVDDGLATGATARAALRHVRRRAPARLVLAVPVGAPDSLDRLAAEADTVLCPLRPAAFSAVGQWYDDFEQLTDADVLGVLDALHPR; this is encoded by the coding sequence ATGCGCTACCGGGACCGAGCCGAGGCCGGACGGCGACTGGCCGCCCTGCTGAGCGAAGTGCGCGAGCGGGACGGACTGCCCGACCCCGTCGTCCTCGCCCTGCCCCGCGGCGGCATCGCCGTCGCCGAACCCGTCGCCCGCGCGCTCGACGCCCCGCTCGACGTGCTCGTCGTCCGCAAGATCGGCGCACCGCACCACCACGAGTTCGCCGTCGGCGCCCTCGCCGCGGGCGACCCGCCCCTCTTCGACCCCGGCACCCTCGGACAGCTCGGCCTGACCGAGGAGCGGCTCGCCCCGGCCGTGGCGAGCGAACGGCGCGAGCTGGACCGGCGCGAGCGCCGCTACCGCGGCGACCGCCCGCCGCCGCGCGTGGAGGGCCGCAGCGTGATCGTCGTCGACGACGGCCTGGCGACCGGCGCCACCGCACGCGCCGCGCTGCGGCACGTACGGCGCCGGGCGCCCGCCCGGCTCGTCCTCGCCGTCCCGGTCGGCGCCCCGGACTCCCTCGACCGGCTCGCCGCCGAGGCCGACACCGTCCTGTGCCCGCTGCGCCCGGCCGCGTTCAGCGCCGTCGGCCAGTGGTACGACGACTTCGAGCAACTCACCGACGCGGACGTGCTCGGCGTACTCGACGCGCTGCACCCTCGGTGA
- a CDS encoding VWA domain-containing protein yields the protein MSTAEYAGGAEHTGHAGDVVVTLEVGQNKELPAVPDAPGQSRDREMHAILEIGVTRAADRTDPVTGAAHPPGPALAEVLIVDTSRSMLHPAAKLRAAKDATAAALRLLPEGSAFAVLSGRFDATVVHPGPGHDGMAVAGPAERAAAERAVRILDADGGTAIGHWLDLARRLLSGQSAPVKHVLLLTDGRNEHDHRAAMPLDTALDACDGRFVCDAWGIGDDWDADLLLRITRRLHGRAGAVRREADLTGVYETLVSGLLGKALPELRIRLTPTAGTVIRQVKQVVPGEQELPPAVPESGGRGTEYVTRAWGEETRHFQVVLSADPTGRATGEDLQLAAVEVVVPDFGRTVRLPAPRPVLVHWTDNPLDASRPHPAIHRHQLYQQASAAVGRAYRAWLRRAEGRAEADRRLTHALALARELGDAHLLGALARVEAAPGTGRFRDGLKDVDWQHLILSSAVTTPPEPPATGQPPPVPPDPPGTDDPAPAGPGGLIECPDCGWIGPADSVYCGGDCGRPLRRTR from the coding sequence GTGAGCACCGCCGAGTACGCCGGGGGCGCCGAGCACACCGGGCACGCCGGGGACGTCGTGGTGACCCTGGAGGTCGGGCAGAACAAGGAACTGCCCGCCGTACCGGACGCGCCCGGGCAGTCCCGCGACCGGGAGATGCACGCCATCCTGGAGATCGGGGTGACACGCGCCGCCGACCGCACGGATCCCGTCACCGGCGCCGCCCACCCGCCCGGACCCGCCCTCGCCGAGGTGCTGATCGTCGACACCTCCCGCTCCATGCTGCACCCGGCCGCCAAACTCCGCGCCGCCAAGGACGCCACGGCCGCCGCCCTGCGGCTGCTGCCCGAGGGCAGCGCGTTCGCCGTGCTCTCCGGCCGGTTCGACGCCACCGTGGTGCACCCCGGGCCCGGCCACGACGGCATGGCCGTCGCCGGGCCCGCGGAGCGCGCGGCGGCCGAACGCGCCGTACGGATCCTGGACGCGGACGGCGGCACCGCCATCGGCCACTGGCTCGACCTGGCCCGGCGGCTGCTGAGCGGGCAGAGCGCGCCCGTCAAGCACGTCCTGCTGCTCACCGACGGGCGCAACGAGCACGACCACCGCGCCGCCATGCCGCTGGACACCGCCCTGGACGCCTGCGACGGCCGGTTCGTCTGCGACGCGTGGGGCATCGGCGACGACTGGGACGCCGACCTGCTGCTGCGCATCACCCGCCGACTGCACGGCCGGGCCGGCGCGGTCCGCCGCGAGGCGGACCTCACCGGCGTGTACGAGACGCTGGTGAGCGGACTGCTCGGAAAGGCGCTGCCCGAGCTGCGCATCCGGCTTACCCCGACCGCCGGCACCGTGATCCGCCAGGTCAAGCAGGTCGTGCCCGGCGAGCAGGAACTCCCGCCGGCCGTACCGGAGTCCGGGGGACGCGGCACCGAGTACGTCACCCGGGCCTGGGGCGAGGAGACCCGGCACTTCCAGGTCGTGCTGAGCGCCGATCCGACCGGCCGCGCCACCGGCGAGGACCTCCAGCTCGCCGCCGTCGAGGTGGTCGTCCCCGACTTCGGGCGCACCGTGCGGCTGCCCGCGCCCCGGCCGGTCCTCGTCCACTGGACCGACAACCCGCTCGACGCCTCCCGCCCGCACCCCGCGATCCACCGCCACCAGCTGTACCAGCAGGCCAGCGCGGCCGTCGGCCGGGCCTACCGGGCCTGGCTGCGCCGCGCCGAGGGCCGGGCCGAGGCCGACCGGCGGCTCACCCACGCGCTGGCCCTGGCCAGGGAACTCGGCGACGCCCACCTGCTGGGCGCGCTCGCCCGGGTCGAGGCCGCGCCGGGCACCGGACGGTTCCGCGACGGCCTCAAGGACGTCGACTGGCAGCACCTGATCCTCTCCAGCGCCGTGACCACACCACCGGAACCGCCGGCCACCGGGCAGCCCCCGCCCGTACCGCCGGACCCGCCCGGCACCGACGACCCCGCCCCCGCCGGGCCCGGCGGCCTCATCGAGTGCCCCGACTGCGGGTGGATCGGCCCCGCGGACTCGGTCTACTGCGGCGGCGACTGCGGACGGCCGCTGAGGAGGACCCGATGA
- a CDS encoding trypsin-like serine peptidase has product MARIEEPDGRVLGAGVLLAPDRVLTAAHVVRPGQAYVVHFVGVPGVPGVAATVREDEYVPQQRDTFGDRSGDLALLRLAEPLPAAHTTRLYRLAAPHGPVSMYGFPVGDDGGRWHGATLVAARGRDHQVQLRPETPGELAEIGFSGGGVVDHETDEVIGIVLSVDEGPGSLFSYMSPTETILSHLPQVAAWTDGAEAVDPSLRTGAPGGGDRLDVPFATELASWFRGEGWPVLVTVVPARSDRAWTLSRAVTLADRELRTQRNTSAFGQDPPETVPPAGGHDLALDVRDMTAAQVTDRIAARLGIRGEPRPERLGALRVPLAAVLVGVDRAAEPDALLGLLDRLARQGARLLLVFRGRGDQADRAAASFVERPLGERWARLHRELDHIVDELGPALEDRRDRVLPAPGTRHLLDRADSGVRRTRLLRAWVAHTPEREADPRHADLLFTFEGAAGRRRRRLERAVALLDERLRRRDELLGRVTAEWPLCRERAASEGGDRVEDAYRLYELALSLLRHTPCDVDEAEAAARRFVGFCSGTAPGAEGGR; this is encoded by the coding sequence GTGGCCCGCATCGAGGAGCCGGACGGGCGGGTCCTGGGTGCCGGGGTGCTGCTCGCCCCCGACCGCGTGCTCACCGCCGCCCATGTGGTCCGGCCCGGACAGGCGTACGTCGTCCACTTCGTCGGCGTGCCCGGCGTACCCGGGGTGGCGGCCACCGTCCGCGAGGACGAGTACGTGCCGCAGCAACGGGACACCTTCGGCGACCGCAGCGGCGACCTGGCCCTGCTGCGGCTGGCCGAGCCCCTGCCCGCCGCCCACACCACCCGGCTCTACCGGCTCGCCGCGCCGCACGGACCGGTGAGCATGTACGGCTTCCCGGTGGGCGACGACGGCGGCCGCTGGCACGGCGCCACGCTGGTCGCCGCCCGCGGCCGGGACCATCAGGTGCAACTGCGCCCGGAGACCCCCGGCGAACTCGCGGAGATCGGCTTCAGCGGCGGGGGAGTGGTGGACCACGAGACGGACGAGGTCATCGGCATCGTCCTCAGCGTCGACGAGGGACCGGGTTCCCTGTTCAGCTACATGAGCCCCACCGAGACCATCCTCAGCCATCTGCCGCAGGTCGCCGCCTGGACCGACGGCGCCGAAGCCGTCGACCCGTCGCTGCGCACGGGCGCGCCCGGCGGCGGCGACCGGCTCGACGTGCCGTTCGCCACCGAACTCGCCTCCTGGTTCCGGGGCGAGGGCTGGCCGGTGCTCGTCACCGTCGTCCCCGCCCGCAGCGACCGCGCCTGGACCCTCTCCCGCGCCGTCACCCTGGCCGACCGTGAACTGCGCACCCAGCGCAACACCAGCGCCTTCGGTCAGGATCCGCCCGAGACCGTGCCCCCGGCCGGCGGTCACGACCTCGCCCTGGACGTACGCGACATGACGGCCGCTCAGGTGACGGACCGCATCGCCGCACGGCTGGGCATCCGCGGCGAACCCCGGCCCGAACGGCTCGGCGCGCTGCGCGTCCCCCTCGCCGCCGTCCTCGTCGGAGTCGACCGGGCGGCCGAACCCGACGCCCTGCTCGGCCTGCTCGACCGGCTCGCCCGGCAGGGGGCCCGGCTGTTGCTGGTCTTCCGCGGGCGGGGCGACCAAGCGGACCGAGCGGCCGCGTCCTTCGTCGAGCGGCCCCTCGGCGAACGCTGGGCCCGGCTGCACCGCGAACTCGACCACATCGTCGACGAGTTGGGGCCCGCCCTGGAAGACCGCCGCGACCGGGTGCTGCCCGCCCCCGGCACCCGGCACCTGCTGGACCGGGCCGACTCCGGCGTACGGCGCACCCGGTTGCTGCGCGCCTGGGTCGCGCACACCCCCGAACGGGAGGCGGATCCCCGCCACGCCGACCTCCTGTTCACTTTCGAGGGCGCCGCGGGCCGCCGCCGGCGGCGCCTGGAGCGGGCGGTCGCCCTCCTCGACGAGCGGCTGCGCCGCCGCGACGAACTCCTCGGCCGCGTCACCGCCGAGTGGCCGCTGTGCCGCGAACGGGCCGCATCCGAGGGCGGCGACCGGGTCGAGGACGCCTACCGCCTCTACGAACTGGCCCTGTCCCTGCTGCGCCACACCCCCTGCGACGTGGACGAGGCGGAGGCCGCCGCCCGGCGGTTCGTCGGCTTCTGCTCCGGCACGGCTCCCGGAGCGGAGGGCGGCCGATGA
- a CDS encoding TIGR03668 family PPOX class F420-dependent oxidoreductase: MPELAEAEARRRFTAARVARLATVDEAGRPHQVPVVCVTVSAEGTGAADRIVTAVDHKPKTTARLKRLRNIAAHPAVCLLADAYDEDWDHLWWVRADGEASVLTPGAADPAVRQAHARAVGLLCAKYPQYRDDPPAGPVIAVTVRRWSGWQARAEPSGRRTPCTPVVPETHEE; this comes from the coding sequence ATGCCGGAGCTGGCCGAGGCGGAGGCGCGGCGCCGGTTCACCGCCGCCCGGGTGGCCCGGCTCGCCACGGTGGACGAGGCGGGCCGGCCGCACCAGGTGCCGGTCGTCTGCGTCACCGTGAGCGCCGAGGGCACCGGCGCCGCCGACCGGATCGTGACCGCCGTCGACCACAAGCCGAAGACCACCGCCCGGCTCAAGCGGCTGCGCAACATCGCCGCACACCCGGCGGTCTGCCTGCTCGCCGACGCCTACGACGAGGACTGGGACCACCTGTGGTGGGTCCGCGCCGACGGCGAGGCGAGCGTCCTGACGCCCGGCGCCGCCGACCCGGCCGTACGACAGGCCCACGCGCGTGCCGTCGGACTGCTGTGCGCCAAGTACCCGCAGTACCGCGACGATCCGCCGGCCGGCCCGGTGATCGCGGTCACCGTACGGCGCTGGAGCGGCTGGCAGGCGCGCGCGGAGCCCTCCGGCCGCCGAACCCCGTGCACACCAGTGGTACCGGAAACGCACGAAGAGTAA
- a CDS encoding NCS2 family permease, with protein sequence MTQQSVEPRTAADDAGDGTRVPAGRSWLDRYFHISRRGSTVSREVRGGVTTFMAMAYILLLNPLILSGKDAAGDTLGQKALITATAFAAAFTTLLMGFVGKVPLALAAGLSVSGVLSSQVAPQMTWPQAMGMCVMYGVVIMLLVVTGLREMIMNAIPLALKHGITMGIGLFIALIGFYKAGFVHQGKATPVTLGPAGELAGWPVLLFAGTLLLIFMLQARNIPGAILIGIISGTVVAAVLNGLGVVAPEQWANGAPELHGSAVSMPDFSLFGHVEFGGWGKVGAMTVGMIVFTLVLAGFFDAMATIIGVGTEARLADDKGRMPGLSKALFIDGAGGAIGGVAGGSGQTVFIESATGVGEGARTGLASVVTGLFFAACLFFTPVTAIVPQEVASAALVVIGALMLMNARHVDWADRATAIPVFLTVVLMPFTYTITTGVAAGVVSYVAIKTAQGKAREIGAFMWGLTVVFLVYFALHPIEGWLGVH encoded by the coding sequence ATGACCCAGCAGTCAGTGGAGCCCAGGACCGCAGCCGACGACGCGGGTGACGGAACCCGCGTCCCGGCAGGGCGGTCCTGGCTCGACCGGTACTTCCACATATCCAGAAGAGGGTCCACGGTCTCGCGCGAAGTCCGTGGCGGCGTCACCACCTTCATGGCGATGGCGTACATCCTCCTGCTCAACCCCCTGATCCTGTCCGGCAAGGACGCGGCGGGGGACACGCTCGGCCAGAAGGCGCTGATCACCGCGACCGCGTTCGCGGCGGCCTTCACCACGCTCCTGATGGGTTTCGTCGGCAAGGTGCCGCTCGCCCTCGCCGCCGGCCTCTCCGTCTCCGGCGTCCTGTCCTCCCAGGTCGCCCCACAGATGACCTGGCCGCAGGCCATGGGCATGTGCGTGATGTACGGCGTCGTCATCATGCTGCTGGTCGTCACCGGCCTGCGCGAGATGATCATGAACGCGATTCCGCTCGCGCTCAAGCACGGCATCACCATGGGCATCGGCCTGTTCATCGCCCTGATCGGCTTCTACAAGGCCGGCTTCGTGCACCAGGGCAAGGCCACCCCGGTCACCCTCGGCCCCGCCGGTGAACTCGCCGGCTGGCCGGTCCTGCTCTTCGCCGGCACCCTGCTGCTGATCTTCATGCTCCAGGCCCGCAACATCCCCGGCGCCATCCTCATCGGCATCATCTCCGGCACCGTCGTCGCCGCCGTCCTCAACGGACTCGGCGTCGTCGCCCCCGAGCAGTGGGCCAACGGCGCGCCCGAACTGCACGGCAGCGCGGTCTCGATGCCCGACTTCTCGCTCTTCGGGCACGTGGAGTTCGGCGGCTGGGGCAAGGTCGGCGCCATGACGGTCGGAATGATCGTCTTCACCCTGGTGCTCGCCGGGTTCTTCGACGCCATGGCCACCATCATCGGCGTCGGTACGGAGGCTCGACTGGCCGACGACAAGGGCCGGATGCCGGGCCTGTCCAAGGCGCTGTTCATCGACGGCGCCGGCGGTGCCATCGGCGGTGTGGCGGGCGGCTCCGGCCAGACCGTCTTCATCGAGTCGGCGACCGGCGTCGGCGAAGGGGCCCGCACGGGACTCGCCTCCGTCGTCACCGGACTGTTCTTCGCGGCCTGCCTGTTCTTCACCCCGGTCACCGCGATCGTCCCGCAGGAGGTCGCCTCCGCCGCCCTGGTCGTCATCGGCGCCCTGATGCTGATGAACGCCCGGCACGTGGACTGGGCCGACCGCGCCACCGCGATCCCGGTGTTCCTGACGGTCGTGCTGATGCCGTTCACGTACACCATCACCACCGGTGTCGCCGCGGGCGTCGTCTCCTACGTGGCCATCAAGACCGCCCAGGGCAAGGCGCGCGAGATCGGCGCCTTCATGTGGGGGCTGACGGTCGTCTTCCTGGTCTACTTCGCGCTCCACCCGATCGAGGGCTGGCTCGGCGTCCACTAG